The following are encoded in a window of Fusarium oxysporum f. sp. lycopersici 4287 chromosome 5, whole genome shotgun sequence genomic DNA:
- a CDS encoding protein phosphatase 5, with protein sequence MAVELKNKGNKAFQAGDYPSAVDFYSQAIKLNDKEPTFFTNRAQAYIKTEAYGYAIADATKAIELNPKLVKAYYRRGLAKTAILRPKEAIDDFKTCVSLDPSNKDARLKLEECKKIVRQLAFFAAIEVGDEPSAAEGLDLDSMVVEPGYDGVRLGDEMTQEFIDDMIERFKTGKKIHRKYVYQIIIAVKKLVYDEPTMVEVEIPSDVKLTVCGDTHGQYFDLMELFRRNGTPDEKHWYLFNGDFVDRGSWSTEIALLLYAYKWLRPNQFFLNRGNHETDDMNRVYGFEGECKAKYNERVFKLFSESFSALALATLIGKKYLVLHGGLFSDDSVTLDDIRKLNRHNQRQPGQAGLMMEMLWTDPQEENGRGPSKRGVGMQFGPDITKKFCEKNGLEAVIRSHEVRMDGYEVQHDGRCITVFSAPRYCDSTENRGAYINIGPDYKLQYEQFDAVPHPDIKPMAYAQSSLMSSLM encoded by the exons ATGGCTGTCGaactcaagaacaagggtaACAAGGCCTTTCAAGCGGGAGATTATCCCAGTGCCGTAGACTTTTACAGCCAGGCTATTAAGTTGAACGACAAGGAGCCTACATTCTTCACCAACCGAGCCCAA GCATACATCAAAACCGAGGCTTACGGTTATGCCATTGCCGACGCTACAAAGGCTATCGAGCTCAACCCCAAACTTGTCAAG GCATACTACCGACGAGGACTGGCCAAGACTGCGATCCTCCGACCTAAGGAGGCCATTGACGACTTCAAGACATGTGTGTCTCTCGATCCCAGCAACAAAGATGCCAGACTCAAGCTGGAGGAGTGCAAAAAGATCGTCCGTCAGCTAGCCTTCTTTGCGGCAATCGAGGTCGGCGATGAGCCTTCTGCGGCTGAGGGTCTTGATCTGGACTCCATGGTGGTTGAGCCAGGATATGATGGTGTGCGATTAGGCGACGAGATGACACAAGAGTTCATTGATGATATGATTGAACGTTTCAAGACGGGCAAAAAGATCCACCGGAAATACGTCTACCAAATCATCATCGcggtcaagaagctcgtaTACGACGAGCCCACCATGGTTGAGGTCGAGATTCCCAGCGACGTGAAGCTCACTGTCTGTGGTGACACTCACG GTCAATACTTCGATCTTATGGAGTTGTTCCGCCGTAACGGAACCCCCGACGAGAAGCACTGGTATCTTTTCAACGGTGATTTCGTGGATCGAGGTTCTTGGTCGACTGAGATCGCTCTGCTCCTCTATGCTTACAAGTGGCTGCGACCTAACCAGTTCTTCTTGAACCGTGGTAACCACGAAACGGATGACATGAACCGTGTGTACGGTTTCGAGGGCGAGTGCAAGGCCAAGTATAATGAGCG GGTCTTCAAGCTGTTCTCTGAGAGCTTCTCTGCTCTTGCTCTGGCCACTCTCATCGGCAAGAAGTACCTTGTCCTTCACGGAGGTCTTTTCTCTGATGACAGCGTCACTCTTGACGATATCCGAAAACTCAACCGACACAACCAGCGACAACCCGGTCAAGCTGGTTTGATGATGGAAATGCTCTGGACCGACCCCCAGGAGGAGAACGGCCGAGGACCCAGCAAGCGTGGTGTCGGTATGCAGTTCGGTCCcgacatcaccaagaagTTCTGTGAGAAGAACGGTCTTGAGGCTGTTATTCGAAGTCACGAGGTTCGCATGGACGGTTATGAGGTGCAGCACGATGGCCGCTGTATTACCG TCTTCTCTGCCCCTCGATACTGTGACTCAACAGAAAACAGGGGTGCCTACATCAACATTGGCCCCGACTACAAACTCCAGTACGAGCAATTTGATGCCGTGCCTCATCCCGATATCAAGCCTATG GCATATGCGCAAAGCTCTCTCATGTCTTCTCTGATGTAG
- a CDS encoding protein phosphatase 5 produces the protein MAVELKNKGNKAFQAGDYPSAVDFYSQAIKLNDKEPTFFTNRAQAYIKTEAYGYAIADATKAIELNPKLVKAYYRRGLAKTAILRPKEAIDDFKTCVSLDPSNKDARLKLEECKKIVRQLAFFAAIEVGDEPSAAEGLDLDSMVVEPGYDGVRLGDEMTQEFIDDMIERFKTGKKIHRKYVYQIIIAVKKLVYDEPTMVEVEIPSDVKLTVCGDTHGQYFDLMELFRRNGTPDEKHWYLFNGDFVDRGSWSTEIALLLYAYKWLRPNQFFLNRGNHETDDMNRVYGFEGECKAKYNERVFKLFSESFSALALATLIGKKYLVLHGGLFSDDSVTLDDIRKLNRHNQRQPGQAGLMMEMLWTDPQEENGRGPSKRGVGMQFGPDITKKFCEKNGLEAVIRSHEVRMDGYEVQHDGRCITVFSAPRYCDSTENRGAYINIGPDYKLQYEQFDAVPHPDIKPMVSGPRCPTRKPPILINCQAYAQSSLMSSLM, from the exons ATGGCTGTCGaactcaagaacaagggtaACAAGGCCTTTCAAGCGGGAGATTATCCCAGTGCCGTAGACTTTTACAGCCAGGCTATTAAGTTGAACGACAAGGAGCCTACATTCTTCACCAACCGAGCCCAA GCATACATCAAAACCGAGGCTTACGGTTATGCCATTGCCGACGCTACAAAGGCTATCGAGCTCAACCCCAAACTTGTCAAG GCATACTACCGACGAGGACTGGCCAAGACTGCGATCCTCCGACCTAAGGAGGCCATTGACGACTTCAAGACATGTGTGTCTCTCGATCCCAGCAACAAAGATGCCAGACTCAAGCTGGAGGAGTGCAAAAAGATCGTCCGTCAGCTAGCCTTCTTTGCGGCAATCGAGGTCGGCGATGAGCCTTCTGCGGCTGAGGGTCTTGATCTGGACTCCATGGTGGTTGAGCCAGGATATGATGGTGTGCGATTAGGCGACGAGATGACACAAGAGTTCATTGATGATATGATTGAACGTTTCAAGACGGGCAAAAAGATCCACCGGAAATACGTCTACCAAATCATCATCGcggtcaagaagctcgtaTACGACGAGCCCACCATGGTTGAGGTCGAGATTCCCAGCGACGTGAAGCTCACTGTCTGTGGTGACACTCACG GTCAATACTTCGATCTTATGGAGTTGTTCCGCCGTAACGGAACCCCCGACGAGAAGCACTGGTATCTTTTCAACGGTGATTTCGTGGATCGAGGTTCTTGGTCGACTGAGATCGCTCTGCTCCTCTATGCTTACAAGTGGCTGCGACCTAACCAGTTCTTCTTGAACCGTGGTAACCACGAAACGGATGACATGAACCGTGTGTACGGTTTCGAGGGCGAGTGCAAGGCCAAGTATAATGAGCG GGTCTTCAAGCTGTTCTCTGAGAGCTTCTCTGCTCTTGCTCTGGCCACTCTCATCGGCAAGAAGTACCTTGTCCTTCACGGAGGTCTTTTCTCTGATGACAGCGTCACTCTTGACGATATCCGAAAACTCAACCGACACAACCAGCGACAACCCGGTCAAGCTGGTTTGATGATGGAAATGCTCTGGACCGACCCCCAGGAGGAGAACGGCCGAGGACCCAGCAAGCGTGGTGTCGGTATGCAGTTCGGTCCcgacatcaccaagaagTTCTGTGAGAAGAACGGTCTTGAGGCTGTTATTCGAAGTCACGAGGTTCGCATGGACGGTTATGAGGTGCAGCACGATGGCCGCTGTATTACCG TCTTCTCTGCCCCTCGATACTGTGACTCAACAGAAAACAGGGGTGCCTACATCAACATTGGCCCCGACTACAAACTCCAGTACGAGCAATTTGATGCCGTGCCTCATCCCGATATCAAGCCTATGGTGAGTGGTCCTCGATGCCCTACTCGTAAACCCCCAATACTGATCAATTGCCAGGCATATGCGCAAAGCTCTCTCATGTCTTCTCTGATGTAG
- a CDS encoding protein phosphatase 5: MAVELKNKGNKAFQAGDYPSAVDFYSQAIKLNDKEPTFFTNRAQAYIKTEAYGYAIADATKAIELNPKLVKAYYRRGLAKTAILRPKEAIDDFKTCVSLDPSNKDARLKLEECKKIVRQLAFFAAIEVGDEPSAAEGLDLDSMVVEPGYDGVRLGDEMTQEFIDDMIERFKTGKKIHRKYVYQIIIAVKKLVYDEPTMVEVEIPSDVKLTVCGDTHGQYFDLMELFRRNGTPDEKHWYLFNGDFVDRGSWSTEIALLLYAYKWLRPNQFFLNRGNHETDDMNRVYGFEGECKAKYNERVFKLFSESFSALALATLIGKKYLVLHGGLFSDDSVTLDDIRKLNRHNQRQPGQAGLMMEMLWTDPQEENGRGPSKRGVGMQFGPDITKKFCEKNGLEAVIRSHEVRMDGYEVQHDGRCITGELLWVSLLNFC; the protein is encoded by the exons ATGGCTGTCGaactcaagaacaagggtaACAAGGCCTTTCAAGCGGGAGATTATCCCAGTGCCGTAGACTTTTACAGCCAGGCTATTAAGTTGAACGACAAGGAGCCTACATTCTTCACCAACCGAGCCCAA GCATACATCAAAACCGAGGCTTACGGTTATGCCATTGCCGACGCTACAAAGGCTATCGAGCTCAACCCCAAACTTGTCAAG GCATACTACCGACGAGGACTGGCCAAGACTGCGATCCTCCGACCTAAGGAGGCCATTGACGACTTCAAGACATGTGTGTCTCTCGATCCCAGCAACAAAGATGCCAGACTCAAGCTGGAGGAGTGCAAAAAGATCGTCCGTCAGCTAGCCTTCTTTGCGGCAATCGAGGTCGGCGATGAGCCTTCTGCGGCTGAGGGTCTTGATCTGGACTCCATGGTGGTTGAGCCAGGATATGATGGTGTGCGATTAGGCGACGAGATGACACAAGAGTTCATTGATGATATGATTGAACGTTTCAAGACGGGCAAAAAGATCCACCGGAAATACGTCTACCAAATCATCATCGcggtcaagaagctcgtaTACGACGAGCCCACCATGGTTGAGGTCGAGATTCCCAGCGACGTGAAGCTCACTGTCTGTGGTGACACTCACG GTCAATACTTCGATCTTATGGAGTTGTTCCGCCGTAACGGAACCCCCGACGAGAAGCACTGGTATCTTTTCAACGGTGATTTCGTGGATCGAGGTTCTTGGTCGACTGAGATCGCTCTGCTCCTCTATGCTTACAAGTGGCTGCGACCTAACCAGTTCTTCTTGAACCGTGGTAACCACGAAACGGATGACATGAACCGTGTGTACGGTTTCGAGGGCGAGTGCAAGGCCAAGTATAATGAGCG GGTCTTCAAGCTGTTCTCTGAGAGCTTCTCTGCTCTTGCTCTGGCCACTCTCATCGGCAAGAAGTACCTTGTCCTTCACGGAGGTCTTTTCTCTGATGACAGCGTCACTCTTGACGATATCCGAAAACTCAACCGACACAACCAGCGACAACCCGGTCAAGCTGGTTTGATGATGGAAATGCTCTGGACCGACCCCCAGGAGGAGAACGGCCGAGGACCCAGCAAGCGTGGTGTCGGTATGCAGTTCGGTCCcgacatcaccaagaagTTCTGTGAGAAGAACGGTCTTGAGGCTGTTATTCGAAGTCACGAGGTTCGCATGGACGGTTATGAGGTGCAGCACGATGGCCGCTGTATTACCGGTGAGTTACTCTGGGTATCTTTGTTGAACTTTTGCTGA
- a CDS encoding NAD+ synthase (glutamine-hydrolysing) → MADLITLATCSLNQWVLDWEGNLKRIRKSIILAKEAGATLRTGPELEITGYGCLDHFLEADVYEHSLESLLAILTDTELHGILIDVGLPLMHRGCRYNCRAIILDGKLLCLRPKIYLANDGNFRENRFFTPWNRPRYVEKYNLPPALQKHQGVRQVPIGDVVLSLNDTTVAAETCEELFTPQAPHINMALNGVEIFTNSSGSHHTLRKLDERIALISEATRKSGGVYLYANQSGSDGDRLLYDGASLIMVNGSIVAQGSQFSLDDVEVVTATVDLEEVRAYRFAPSRNFQAVQAPVYERIEVDFSLGHEDLDLLRAPTAPRPACYHVPEEEIALGPACWLWDYLRRSRASGYLVPLSGGIDSCATATIVFSMCRLVVEAIKAGNEEVIEDVKRIAVYSDKLPETPEDFCNQIFHTVYMGMEKQSSKETRQRAKDLAERIGSYHTDMNIDDTFHATKNLLTQGTGFEPKFKVHGGSATENLALQNIQARSRMVIAYYYAQMLPTVRQRPGGGSLLVLGSSNVDECLRGYLTKYDCSSADLNPLGAISKRDLKSFISWAAKNFDMPILEEFIHATPTAELEPITENYVQSDEIDMGMTYDELSRFGRLRKESKLGPYGMFLRLVEEWGGEGKLSPREIATKVKRFYHFHYINRHKQAVATPAVHVEDYSPDDHRFDLRPLFYPPAFQGWSFQKIDKRVEAIEKALEKKQKKAEGGLQ, encoded by the exons ATGGCGGATTTAATCACTTTGGCGACATGTTCTCTCAATCAGTGGGTGTTGGATTGGGAGGGCAACTTGAAGAGAATTCGCAAGAGTATTATTCTGGCCAAGGAAGCTGGAGCTACGCTCAGAACGGGCCCTGAGCTCGAGATTACAGGCTATGGTTG TCTTGACCATTTCCTTGAGGCTGATGTTTACGAGCATTCCTTGGAGTCACTCCTCGCAATCTTGACTGATACCGAACTCCATGGCATTCTCATCGACGTTGGTCTTCCTCTCATGCACAGAGGATGTCGATACAACTGCCGTGCTATTATCTTGGATGGAAAACTGCTCTGCCTTCGCCCCAAAATCTATCTTGCCAACGATGG TAACTTCAGGGAGAACCGATTCTTCACTCCTTGGAACAGGCCAAGATATGTTGAGAAGTACAACCTTCCTCCTGCTCTGCAGAAGCACCAGGGCGTTCGACAGGTTCCCATTGGTGATGTTGTTCTGTCCCTAAATGATACAACCGTCGCCGCCGAGACATGCGAGGAGCTCTTTACCCCCCAAGCACCTCACATTAACAT GGCTCTTAATGGCGTCGAAATCTTTACCAACTCCTCAGGCTCTCATCACACGCTAAGAAAGCTTGATGAGCGTATCGCTCTAATTTCTGAAGCAACTCGCAAGAGTGGTGGTGTATACCTTTATGCTAACCAGTCTG GCTCTGATGGAGACAGGCTTCTCTACGATGGTGCATCCCTCATCATGGTCAATGGCTCAATCGTAGCTCAAGGCTCCCAGTTCAGCTTGGATGATGTCGAAGTTGTTACCGCAACCGTCGACCTTGAGGAAGTCCGCGCTTATAGATTCGCCCCATCTCGCAACTTCCAGGCTGTGCAAGCACCTGTGTATGAGAGAATCGAAGTCGATTTCAGCCTAGGCCATGAGGATCTTGACCTCCTTCGTGCCCCAACAGCTCCTAGGCCAGCATGTTATCACGTCCCCGAGGAAGAAATT GCTCTTGGCCCGGCTTGCTGGCTTTGGGATTACC TGCGACGAAGCAGGGCATCTGGTTATCTGGTCCCCCTCTCAGGAGGTATCGACTCCTGTGCAACCGCTACCATTGTATTCAGCATGTGTAGACTTGTCGTTGAGGCTATCAAGGCTGGTAATGAGGAGGTCATCGAAGACGTCAAGAGAATTGCTGTGTACTCGGATAAGCTGCCTGAAACCCCTGAGGATTTCTGCAACCAGATCTTCCACACTGTTTATATGGGGATGGAGAAGCAGAGCAGCAAGGAGACTCGACAGCGCGCCAAGGACCTTGCCGAGCGTATCGGTAGTTACCACACTGACATGAACATTGACGATACCTTCCACGCTACCAAGAACTTGCTCACTCAAGGCACGGGATTCGAGCCTAAATTCAAGGTTCATGGTGGATCAGCGACCGAAAACT TGGCCCTTCAGAATATCCAGGCACGCAGCCGCATGGTCATCGCCTATTACTACGCTCAGATGTTGCCAACAGTTCGACAGCGACCAGGAGGAGGAAGCCTGCTTGTTCTAGGATCCAGCAATGTTGACGAATGTCTCCGAGGAT ACCTCACAAAGTACGA TTGCAGTAGTGCGGATTTGAACCCTCTAGGCGCTATTAGCAAAAGGGATCTCAAGAGTTTCATTTCATGGGCGGCCAAGAACTTCGACATGCCGATTTTGGAAGAGTTTATTCATGCTACAC CCACGGCTGAGCTAGAGCCTATCACCGAAAACTATGTTCAGTCAGACGAGA TTGATATGGGCATGACCTATGACGAACTATCTCGTTTTGGA CGACTACGTAAGGAGAGTAAGTTAGGACCTTACGGCATGTTCCTACGACTTGTCGAAGAATGGGGCGGAGAGGGCAAACTGAGCCCACGAGAAATCGCCACCAAGGTGAAGCGTTTCTACCATTTCCATTACATCAACCG CCACAAACAAGCTGTGGCAACACCAGCTGTTCATGT GGAAGATTACTCGCCCGACGACCACAGATTTGACCTTCGCCCTTTGTTCTACCCACCTGCCTTCCAAGGCTGGTCGTTCCAAAAGATTGACAAGCGGGTGGAGGCTATCGAGAAGGCTttagagaagaagcagaagaaggctgaaggCGGTTTGCAATAG
- a CDS encoding atypical/ABC1/ABC1-A protein kinase yields MDFFPLNLGTTNPPNLAGSQRQQARQYQSPPFNVLLAQGGRISPMRFVDFAIDLAAVLNASRGVAAKHVALRGRQIDTYSRTSSVAAALRKRNAQRSSPTGEKAQNAAGASDEVVYEQAAPAAREKKPITETPKQNAPPEVTRTERAPFNSPIPNFRPSPQQQATSEPAKEDDLDLPPGIDVNIFHTARGSKVLDSLRKQGRPGAPPARPGVGGPVKPHPMRDWPPRPPPLEESYEEEPVKPQEPVFKPVEPVESVEPAEKEPLVEKFVQKKQLEEKPVEQKPVEEGSVPEPEKATPLAPTADKKIDEDVIQAAREIAGETTTPSETPYALRESKVPSSRISRIWNYSGLAAGMLGGAMTEGFSRAFGGGGEGSVLLSEKNMERLVAKLSRMRGAALKLGQMMSFQDTKMLPAPIQQVLQRVQDRADYMPAWQRDRVLVANLGPEWRELFSNFEEKPIAAASIGQVHKATLKNGKRVAVKIQFPGVADSINSDLDNLSILLTATKLLPKGLYLNKTIANARLELGWECDYERELQCAQRYRELLGSSEKDVFMVPNVYPEASGKQVLTMDFMDGIGVTRITSFTQEQRDWIGTQILRLCLREITEFRFMQTDPNWTNFLYNADVNKLELLDFGASREYPDEFVTQYVQLLAAASRSDKAAVKELSESLGYLTGHESRTMVEAHTKSVLTLAEPFLASAPDIYDFKDQTITERVKALIPVMLHERLAPPPEETYSLHRKLSGAFLLCAKLGSKVPCKSMFEEALAKGGYSR; encoded by the coding sequence ATGGACTTTTTTCCATTGAACCTTGGAACCACCAACCCACCAAACCTAGCTGGCAGCCAACGCCAGCAAGCCAGACAATATCAATCACCTCCATTCAATGTGCTTCTGGCCCAAGGAGGCCGTATAAGCCCGATGAGGTTCGTCGACTTCGCAATTGACCTTGCGGCAGTGCTCAATGCCTCTCGAGGTGTCGCCGCTAAGCATGTCGCGCTCCGAGGTCGCCAGATCGATACCTACAGTCGAACTTCGAGTGTTGCCGCAGCATTGAGGAAGCGAAATGCTCAAAGGAGCTCACCGACGGGGGAGAAAGCACAGAATGCTGCGGGCGCGAGCGATGAGGTTGTATACGAGCAAGCTGCACCGGCGGCACGAGAGAAGAAACCTATAACCGAGACACCGAAACAAAATGCTCCGCCTGAAGTGACGAGAACCGAAAGAGCACCCTTCAATAGCCCGATCCCCAATTTCAGACCGAGCCCACAGCAACAGGCTACGTCGGAACCGGCGAAAGAGGATGATCTTGATCTACCACCTGGGATCGACGTCAATATCTTCCATACCGCGAGAGGTTCCAAAGTCCTCGACTCTCTACGAAAGCAAGGTCGACCTGGAGCACCTCCTGCACGCCCCGGAGTTGGGGGTCCTGTGAAGCCACATCCCATGCGAGACTGGCCTCCGCGCCCACCACCCCTCGAAGAGAGCTATGAGGAGGAGCCCGTAAAACCTCAAGAGCCTGTGTTCAAGCCAGTGGAACCCGTAGAGTCTGTAGAGCCAGCTGAGAAGGAACCCCTGGTCGAGAAGTTTGTGCAGAAGAAACAGTTGGAGGAGAAGCCCGTCGAGCAGAAACCGGTGGAGGAAGGCTCCGTGCCTGAACCAGAAAAGGCCACTCCGTTAGCCCCTACAGCCGACAAAAAGATCGACGAGGATGTCATTCAAGCTGCCAGAGAGATTGCTGGGGAGACAACAACGCCCTCAGAGACACCCTATGCTTTACGAGAATCCAAGGTCCCCTCGTCTCGTATCAGCCGAATCTGGAACTATAGTGGCCTTGCAGCAGGTATGTTGGGAGGCGCCATGACCGAAGGCTTCAGTCGAGCCTTTGGCGGTGGTGGCGAGGGATCTGTCCTCCTGAGCGAGAAGAACATGGAGCGTCTGGTTGCAAAGCTCTCGCGCATGCGTGGTGCTGCTTTGAAGCTTGGCCAGATGATGAGTTTCCAGGATACCAAGATGCTACCTGCCCCCATCCAACAGGTGCTCCAGCGTGTTCAGGATCGCGCTGATTACATGCCTGCCTGGCAGCGTGATCGTGTATTAGTAGCAAACCTTGGTCCTGAGTGGAGAGAGCTCTTCAGCAATTTTGAGGAGAAGCCTATCGCTGCTGCTTCTATTGGGCAGGTTCACAAGGCCACATTAAAGAACGGCAAGCGAGTCGCTGTCAAGATCCAATTCCCTGGTGTTGCTGACTCGATCAACTCGGACCTCGATAACCTAAGCATTCTCCTCACAGCCACCAAGCTACTCCCCAAAGGTCTATACCTCAACAAAACCATCGCCAATGCGCGATTAGAGCTTGGCTGGGAATGTGACTACGAGCGAGAGCTTCAGTGCGCTCAACGCTACAGGGAGCTTCTCGGGTCAAGCGAGAAGGATGTTTTTATGGTGCCAAATGTTTATCCTGAGGCATCGGGTAAGCAAGTCTTGACGATGGACTTCATGGATGGTATCGGCGTGACTCGCATCACCTCTTTTACCCAGGAGCAGCGTGACTGGATCGGTACACAGATTCTTCGCCTCTGTCTCCGCGAGATCACCGAGTTCCGTTTCATGCAAACGGACCCAAACTGGACAAATTTCCTCTACAACGCAGATGTCAACAAGCTGGAGCTGCTCGATTTTGGCGCTTCTCGCGAATATCCTGACGAGTTCGTCACACAATATGTGCAACTTCTCGCTGCGGCTTCACGATCCGACAAGGCTGCTGTAAAGGAGTTGTCAGAGAGCTTAGGTTACCTGACCGGCCATGAGAGTCGCACCATGGTTGAGGCACATACAAAGTCTGTCCTTACACTCGCGGAGCCTTTCCTTGCTAGCGCGCCCGATATTTATGACTTTAAAGACCAGACTATCACAGAGCGTGTCAAAGCTCTCATCCCTGTTATGCTTCACGAGCGACTGGCACCCCCACCAGAAGAGACATACAGTCTGCACCGAAAGCTTAGCGGTGCGTTCCTCCTGTGTGCCAAATTGGGTAGCAAGGTCCCTTGTAAGTCCATGTTTGAGGAGGCACTTGCCAAGGGGGGATATAGTAGGTGA
- a CDS encoding protein phosphatase 5 has product MVVEPGYDGVRLGDEMTQEFIDDMIERFKTGKKIHRKYVYQIIIAVKKLVYDEPTMVEVEIPSDVKLTVCGDTHGQYFDLMELFRRNGTPDEKHWYLFNGDFVDRGSWSTEIALLLYAYKWLRPNQFFLNRGNHETDDMNRVYGFEGECKAKYNERVFKLFSESFSALALATLIGKKYLVLHGGLFSDDSVTLDDIRKLNRHNQRQPGQAGLMMEMLWTDPQEENGRGPSKRGVGMQFGPDITKKFCEKNGLEAVIRSHEVRMDGYEVQHDGRCITVFSAPRYCDSTENRGAYINIGPDYKLQYEQFDAVPHPDIKPMVSGPRCPTRKPPILINCQAYAQSSLMSSLM; this is encoded by the exons ATGGTGGTTGAGCCAGGATATGATGGTGTGCGATTAGGCGACGAGATGACACAAGAGTTCATTGATGATATGATTGAACGTTTCAAGACGGGCAAAAAGATCCACCGGAAATACGTCTACCAAATCATCATCGcggtcaagaagctcgtaTACGACGAGCCCACCATGGTTGAGGTCGAGATTCCCAGCGACGTGAAGCTCACTGTCTGTGGTGACACTCACG GTCAATACTTCGATCTTATGGAGTTGTTCCGCCGTAACGGAACCCCCGACGAGAAGCACTGGTATCTTTTCAACGGTGATTTCGTGGATCGAGGTTCTTGGTCGACTGAGATCGCTCTGCTCCTCTATGCTTACAAGTGGCTGCGACCTAACCAGTTCTTCTTGAACCGTGGTAACCACGAAACGGATGACATGAACCGTGTGTACGGTTTCGAGGGCGAGTGCAAGGCCAAGTATAATGAGCG GGTCTTCAAGCTGTTCTCTGAGAGCTTCTCTGCTCTTGCTCTGGCCACTCTCATCGGCAAGAAGTACCTTGTCCTTCACGGAGGTCTTTTCTCTGATGACAGCGTCACTCTTGACGATATCCGAAAACTCAACCGACACAACCAGCGACAACCCGGTCAAGCTGGTTTGATGATGGAAATGCTCTGGACCGACCCCCAGGAGGAGAACGGCCGAGGACCCAGCAAGCGTGGTGTCGGTATGCAGTTCGGTCCcgacatcaccaagaagTTCTGTGAGAAGAACGGTCTTGAGGCTGTTATTCGAAGTCACGAGGTTCGCATGGACGGTTATGAGGTGCAGCACGATGGCCGCTGTATTACCG TCTTCTCTGCCCCTCGATACTGTGACTCAACAGAAAACAGGGGTGCCTACATCAACATTGGCCCCGACTACAAACTCCAGTACGAGCAATTTGATGCCGTGCCTCATCCCGATATCAAGCCTATGGTGAGTGGTCCTCGATGCCCTACTCGTAAACCCCCAATACTGATCAATTGCCAGGCATATGCGCAAAGCTCTCTCATGTCTTCTCTGATGTAG